A section of the Ciceribacter thiooxidans genome encodes:
- a CDS encoding TadE/TadG family type IV pilus assembly protein — protein MPLERNIKRDTGGASAIEFAIVAPVFIMIVLTMIGYGIYLSAAHAVQQLTSDAARSAVAGITATERSQLARDYISAEAGRYSFIDTTAMAVKVDDDPDNPSQFTVTISYDAAGLPIWNLYGFAMPDEHITRFATIRLGGL, from the coding sequence ATTCCGTTGGAGCGCAATATAAAACGGGACACCGGTGGTGCCTCTGCCATCGAGTTCGCGATTGTCGCGCCCGTATTCATCATGATCGTGCTTACCATGATCGGCTACGGGATCTATCTCAGCGCGGCCCATGCCGTCCAGCAACTCACCTCCGACGCGGCACGCTCGGCCGTCGCAGGAATCACAGCGACCGAACGCTCGCAACTGGCCAGGGACTATATCTCCGCCGAGGCCGGTCGCTATTCCTTCATCGACACCACGGCGATGGCCGTGAAGGTAGATGACGATCCCGACAATCCGAGCCAGTTCACCGTCACCATTTCCTATGATGCCGCCGGCCTGCCGATCTGGAACCTCTACGGTTTCGCAATGCCGGACGAACACATCACCCGCTTTGCGACCATACGCCTCGGGGGCCTCTGA
- a CDS encoding GFA family protein, with amino-acid sequence MVQDYEGRCNCGAIRFRVKGALSGIVGCHCSQCRRQTGLYYAATNVDKDRLEIEGMDSVSWYRSSAAARRGFCRTCGSALFWEADGADYVSVMAGAFDQPTGLRFGYHIYCADKADYYEVADNAPRFSAGRTSGVAGD; translated from the coding sequence ATGGTCCAGGACTATGAAGGACGTTGCAATTGCGGTGCTATACGTTTCCGTGTGAAGGGTGCGCTCTCGGGCATCGTCGGCTGCCACTGCTCGCAATGCCGTCGGCAGACCGGCCTCTATTATGCAGCGACGAACGTGGACAAGGACCGGCTGGAGATCGAGGGTATGGACAGCGTCAGCTGGTATCGTTCCAGCGCGGCGGCGCGCAGGGGCTTCTGCCGAACCTGCGGTTCGGCGCTCTTCTGGGAGGCCGACGGCGCCGACTATGTCTCGGTGATGGCGGGCGCGTTCGACCAGCCCACGGGCCTCCGTTTCGGCTACCACATCTATTGTGCGGACAAGGCGGACTATTACGAGGTTGCCGACAACGCTCCGAGATTTTCAGCCGGCAGGACGTCCGGGGTGGCGGGCGACTGA
- a CDS encoding NAD+ synthase, giving the protein MTRPDTLRIAIAQFNPTVGDVAGNLAKAREVRGQAAAAGADLVLFTELFISGYPPEDLVLKRAFLRNCLAAVEQLAADTADGGPGVVIGFPRQGESGRHNSVAVLDRGKVIATRDKIDLPNYGEFDEKRVFTAGEMPGPVNFRGIRIGIPVCEDIWGDLGVCETLAEAGAEILLVPNGSPYYRAKIDVRYQIALKQVIECGLPLVYANQVGGQDELVFDGASFAFNADKSLAFQMNQFEAELLVTTWKRSGDGWRCEERPIAHVPENEEADYRACMLGLRDYVNKNGFKSVVIGLSGGIDSALCAAIAVDALGAERVRTVMLPYRYTSESSFSDAAACAKALGCHYDIVPIGEPVDAFISALSELFEGTEPGVTEENLQARTRGTILMAISNKFGAMVVTTGNKSEMSVGYATLYGDMNGGFNPVKDLYKMQVYALSGWRNKNVPLGALGPAGEVIPANIISKAPSAELRPNQTDQDSLPPYPALDDILECLVEQEMSVEEIVARGHDVATVHRIEHLLYLAEYKRRQSAPGVKITRKNFGRDRRYPITNRFRDR; this is encoded by the coding sequence ATGACCCGCCCCGACACTCTTCGTATCGCAATTGCGCAGTTCAATCCGACTGTCGGCGACGTCGCCGGCAATCTCGCCAAGGCCCGTGAGGTGCGCGGCCAGGCGGCCGCCGCCGGCGCCGATCTGGTGCTCTTCACCGAACTCTTTATTTCCGGCTATCCGCCGGAAGACCTTGTTCTGAAAAGAGCTTTCCTCAGGAACTGCCTCGCGGCGGTGGAGCAGCTCGCGGCCGACACCGCAGATGGCGGGCCGGGGGTGGTCATCGGCTTTCCGCGGCAGGGAGAAAGCGGTCGGCACAATTCGGTCGCCGTCCTCGACCGGGGAAAGGTCATCGCGACCCGCGACAAGATCGACTTGCCGAACTACGGCGAATTCGACGAAAAGCGCGTCTTCACCGCCGGCGAGATGCCGGGGCCGGTGAATTTTCGGGGAATTCGCATTGGTATCCCGGTTTGCGAGGATATCTGGGGCGATCTCGGCGTCTGCGAGACGCTCGCCGAAGCAGGGGCGGAAATCCTCCTCGTGCCGAACGGCTCGCCCTATTACAGGGCGAAGATCGACGTGCGTTACCAGATTGCCCTGAAGCAGGTGATCGAGTGCGGGCTGCCGCTCGTCTACGCCAATCAGGTGGGCGGGCAGGACGAACTCGTCTTCGACGGCGCGAGCTTTGCCTTCAACGCCGACAAGTCACTCGCTTTCCAGATGAACCAGTTCGAGGCCGAGCTTCTGGTCACGACCTGGAAGCGCAGTGGCGATGGCTGGCGTTGCGAGGAACGGCCGATCGCCCACGTGCCGGAGAACGAGGAGGCGGATTACCGCGCCTGCATGCTCGGCCTGCGCGACTACGTCAACAAGAACGGTTTCAAGAGCGTGGTGATCGGCCTTTCGGGCGGCATCGATTCGGCGCTCTGCGCGGCGATTGCCGTCGATGCGCTCGGCGCCGAGCGGGTGCGGACGGTCATGCTGCCTTACCGCTACACCTCGGAAAGCTCGTTCTCGGATGCCGCGGCTTGCGCCAAGGCGCTCGGCTGCCATTACGACATCGTACCCATCGGTGAGCCGGTCGACGCTTTCATCTCCGCGCTCTCCGAACTCTTCGAGGGAACGGAACCGGGCGTCACGGAGGAGAACCTGCAGGCGCGCACCCGCGGCACGATCCTCATGGCGATCTCCAACAAGTTCGGCGCCATGGTCGTTACGACCGGCAACAAGTCGGAAATGTCGGTCGGCTACGCGACGCTCTACGGCGACATGAACGGCGGCTTCAATCCGGTCAAGGACCTCTACAAGATGCAGGTCTACGCGCTTTCTGGCTGGCGCAACAAGAACGTGCCGCTGGGCGCGCTTGGCCCCGCCGGCGAGGTCATACCGGCCAACATCATTTCCAAGGCTCCGTCGGCGGAGCTGCGGCCGAACCAGACCGACCAGGATTCGCTGCCGCCCTATCCGGCGCTGGACGACATCCTCGAATGCCTCGTCGAGCAGGAGATGTCGGTGGAGGAGATCGTCGCGCGCGGCCACGACGTTGCGACCGTACACAGGATCGAGCATCTGCTCTATCTGGCAGAGTACAAGCGCCGGCAGTCGGCGCCCGGTGTAAAGATCACCCGCAAGAACTTCGGCCGCGACCGGCGCTACCCGATCACCAACCGGTTCCGGGACCGCTGA
- a CDS encoding TolB family protein yields MRSSVEIFDCKSRTSRVVWQTEALVEAPNWTPDGAHLVINGDGLIYRLPVDGSAPPEPIETGFAVGCNNDHGLSPDGTTLAISDKTEHGKSCIYLLPATGGVPRQVTARLPSYWHGWSPDGRHLAYCGIRNDEFGIYTISVDGGEERELIRGGGHNDGPDYSPDGQWIYFNSDRSGLMQIWKIRPDGTGLDQVTDDGFANWFPHPAPKGDGLIFLSYRSDVEGHPRDKQVSIRRKDVATGEVETLLNLFGGQGSLNVPSWSPDGDAFAYVRYFPVE; encoded by the coding sequence ATGCGCAGTTCCGTCGAGATCTTCGACTGCAAAAGCCGCACCTCGCGGGTCGTCTGGCAGACGGAGGCGCTGGTCGAGGCGCCGAACTGGACCCCGGACGGTGCGCACCTTGTGATCAACGGCGACGGCCTGATCTACCGGCTGCCGGTCGATGGAAGCGCGCCGCCGGAGCCGATCGAGACGGGCTTTGCCGTCGGTTGCAACAATGATCACGGTCTTTCTCCCGACGGCACGACGCTCGCGATTTCCGACAAGACAGAGCACGGCAAATCCTGCATCTACCTCCTGCCGGCCACCGGCGGCGTGCCGCGGCAGGTGACCGCGCGGCTGCCGTCCTACTGGCACGGCTGGTCGCCCGACGGGCGGCATCTCGCCTATTGCGGAATCCGCAACGATGAATTCGGCATCTACACGATCTCCGTCGACGGGGGCGAGGAGCGGGAGCTGATCCGTGGCGGCGGGCACAACGATGGTCCCGACTATTCGCCCGACGGACAATGGATCTACTTCAACTCCGACCGCAGCGGGCTGATGCAGATCTGGAAGATCCGGCCCGATGGCACTGGTCTCGACCAGGTGACTGATGACGGCTTCGCCAACTGGTTTCCGCATCCCGCACCGAAGGGCGACGGGCTGATCTTTCTCTCCTATCGCAGCGACGTCGAAGGTCACCCGCGGGACAAGCAAGTATCGATACGGCGGAAGGACGTCGCGACGGGAGAGGTGGAGACACTCCTCAACCTCTTCGGCGGGCAGGGCTCGCTGAACGTGCCGAGCTGGTCTCCCGACGGCGATGCTTTCGCCTATGTTCGCTATTTCCCCGTCGAGTAA
- the bluB gene encoding 5,6-dimethylbenzimidazole synthase yields MPDEPMDHMVRVGAFSVEERAAIYKAIETRRDVRDQFLPDPLPDDLVWRLLSAAHHAPSVGFMQPWNFILVRDAERREEIWRAFSRANDEAAEMFSGKKRGDYRALKLEGIRKAPLGICVTCDPTRGGPVVLGRTHNFSMDRYSTVCAIQNLWLAARAEGVGVGWVSIFHEDELKRILAIPEHVEVIGWFCLGYVDTLYGEPELAVKGWRKRLPLEDLVFSEIWQDRPVG; encoded by the coding sequence ATGCCGGACGAGCCGATGGACCATATGGTTCGGGTCGGCGCCTTCTCCGTTGAGGAGCGCGCTGCCATTTACAAAGCCATAGAAACCCGCCGCGACGTGCGCGACCAGTTCCTGCCGGACCCTCTGCCGGACGATCTCGTCTGGCGCCTGCTGTCGGCCGCGCACCATGCGCCGTCGGTGGGCTTCATGCAGCCGTGGAATTTCATTCTCGTGCGCGATGCCGAGCGGCGGGAGGAGATCTGGCGCGCCTTCAGCCGTGCCAACGACGAGGCGGCGGAGATGTTTTCGGGCAAGAAGCGTGGCGACTATCGTGCGCTGAAGCTCGAGGGTATCCGCAAGGCACCGCTCGGTATCTGCGTGACGTGCGATCCGACGCGCGGTGGTCCGGTCGTGCTCGGCCGAACGCACAATTTCAGCATGGACCGCTATTCGACGGTGTGTGCGATCCAGAACCTGTGGCTTGCGGCGCGCGCCGAAGGCGTCGGAGTCGGCTGGGTCAGCATTTTCCACGAGGACGAGCTGAAACGGATTCTCGCGATTCCGGAACATGTCGAGGTGATCGGCTGGTTCTGTCTCGGATATGTCGACACACTCTACGGAGAGCCCGAACTGGCGGTGAAGGGTTGGCGGAAGCGCCTGCCGCTCGAGGATCTGGTTTTTTCCGAAATCTGGCAGGATCGGCCGGTCGGCTGA
- a CDS encoding DUF2865 domain-containing protein, translated as MPYRRRLALLSVMVLATLPAPAISHASMTCDRLRASLASEPEVVSDTAAMRRFSSAIARQNFQIRKARQRFFDLHCGSPSVIDYTAMNRPECATLSAEIKRLEEDKQQLVDRRDAARNGATQPNEVRQRILDLMEANHCDEEPVKADVTPAEPPRTPYLDMVAPRLGPDGLPTGGWRNGAGNLQTLCVRTCDGAFFPISSNTTPLTFRRDAELCRQMCPGIETELYFRSVTEPESGEMISTTTGRPYRQSPTAFAYQSRRKGDQPSCTCNLTEFYRRMKTQAAGANVPDYNSSVIDLKTAGKPAPEKAEPSLPVERPYDPAEKKVRQVGPVFLPSETSGIDLRHPALSGPQPVQQ; from the coding sequence TTGCCGTACCGCCGTCGCCTCGCCCTGCTGTCCGTGATGGTCCTTGCGACCCTTCCTGCTCCGGCCATCTCCCATGCATCGATGACCTGCGACAGATTGCGGGCAAGCCTCGCAAGCGAGCCGGAAGTGGTGAGCGATACCGCCGCGATGCGACGCTTCTCCAGCGCGATCGCGAGGCAGAACTTCCAGATCCGCAAGGCTCGCCAGCGTTTTTTCGACCTGCATTGCGGCTCTCCGAGCGTCATTGATTATACGGCGATGAACCGTCCAGAATGCGCAACGCTTTCCGCCGAGATCAAGCGGCTGGAGGAGGACAAGCAACAGCTTGTCGACAGGCGCGATGCCGCGCGAAACGGTGCGACGCAGCCGAACGAGGTCCGTCAGCGGATTCTCGACCTGATGGAGGCCAACCACTGCGACGAAGAGCCTGTGAAGGCCGATGTCACGCCCGCCGAACCGCCCCGCACACCCTATCTCGACATGGTGGCGCCGCGCCTCGGTCCGGACGGCTTGCCGACGGGCGGTTGGCGGAACGGTGCGGGCAATCTGCAGACGCTCTGCGTGCGCACCTGCGACGGCGCCTTCTTCCCGATCTCGTCGAACACCACGCCGCTTACCTTCCGGCGCGATGCCGAGCTATGCCGGCAGATGTGCCCCGGCATCGAGACCGAACTCTATTTCCGGTCGGTCACCGAGCCCGAAAGCGGCGAGATGATTTCGACCACGACCGGCAGGCCCTACCGGCAGTCGCCGACAGCATTCGCCTACCAGAGCCGCCGCAAGGGCGACCAACCCTCCTGCACCTGCAACCTCACCGAATTCTATCGCAGAATGAAGACGCAGGCGGCCGGCGCAAACGTGCCGGACTACAACTCCTCTGTCATCGACCTGAAGACGGCCGGCAAGCCGGCTCCCGAGAAGGCGGAGCCGTCGTTACCGGTTGAGCGACCCTATGATCCCGCGGAGAAGAAGGTGCGACAGGTCGGCCCGGTCTTCCTCCCGAGCGAGACGAGCGGCATCGATCTCAGGCATCCGGCGCTCTCCGGTCCGCAGCCGGTCCAGCAGTAG
- a CDS encoding acyl-homoserine-lactone synthase has translation MIKIINGANRDRHSKEMADVFSLRKRVFHDLLKWDVKVEGDWEIDHYDDANPIYVLSYSPETGRLRGALRLLPTLGPNMLDDTFPVLLGENPPIRSAAIWESSRFCIDPEISQDRASNQVTLAAAELMCGVGELGLASGLTHIVTVTDVFLERMFRRMGCPGERIADPQKIGSVYAVAIAWEVTQDLLDRMKEVAGIDHRVLEQPMTLEQARAA, from the coding sequence ATGATCAAGATTATCAACGGAGCCAATCGCGATCGCCATTCGAAAGAAATGGCGGACGTATTCAGCCTGCGAAAGCGGGTCTTTCACGACCTCCTGAAATGGGATGTCAAGGTAGAGGGCGACTGGGAAATCGATCACTACGACGACGCAAATCCGATCTACGTCCTGTCCTACTCGCCCGAGACGGGGCGCCTGCGGGGTGCCCTGCGGCTGCTTCCCACCCTCGGCCCGAACATGCTCGACGATACTTTCCCGGTTCTGCTCGGCGAAAATCCGCCGATCCGCAGCGCCGCGATCTGGGAATCGAGCCGTTTCTGCATTGATCCGGAGATCTCGCAGGACCGTGCCTCGAACCAGGTGACGCTTGCGGCCGCCGAGCTGATGTGCGGTGTCGGCGAGCTCGGGCTCGCCTCCGGGCTCACGCACATCGTCACGGTGACCGACGTGTTCCTCGAACGCATGTTCCGCCGCATGGGATGCCCGGGAGAAAGGATTGCCGATCCCCAGAAGATCGGCTCCGTCTACGCGGTCGCCATCGCCTGGGAAGTGACCCAGGACCTGCTCGACCGGATGAAGGAGGTCGCCGGAATCGACCACCGCGTGCTGGAACAGCCGATGACGCTCGAACAGGCCCGCGCCGCCTGA
- a CDS encoding helix-turn-helix transcriptional regulator has protein sequence MINQKGYFDLLDWLESEEVVRPQPFFKRMQAEFAISNILYIDAIPAATGVRLHRIHHTYAPHVVRAVTALGPHVLTPLLKHALTSVRPLDWFMLPETIPIAQLLLSVAREHSLSTTGVCYPLASREGHAALFAISVADARDWRQFRRHYDRDLHTLAAKFHAAVLETAEEGPHRQSARSILTGREKEALTWAAAGKSYWEIAVILGISERTVRYFMSNARRKLNVVSNTQAVAEAVWQGLISGPDNRSE, from the coding sequence ATGATTAACCAGAAGGGTTATTTTGACCTGCTGGACTGGCTGGAAAGCGAAGAGGTCGTTCGACCGCAGCCGTTTTTCAAAAGGATGCAGGCTGAGTTCGCAATCTCGAACATCCTCTATATCGACGCCATCCCTGCGGCGACCGGAGTCAGACTGCATCGTATCCACCACACCTACGCGCCGCATGTTGTCCGGGCTGTCACCGCCCTCGGTCCGCATGTCCTGACCCCTCTGCTCAAGCACGCCCTCACCTCCGTGCGGCCGCTCGACTGGTTCATGCTGCCGGAAACGATTCCGATCGCACAACTCCTCCTGTCCGTCGCGCGCGAACACTCCTTGTCCACCACCGGCGTCTGCTATCCCCTCGCTTCCCGCGAAGGCCATGCGGCCCTTTTTGCGATCAGCGTCGCGGACGCACGCGACTGGCGTCAGTTTCGACGTCACTACGACCGCGACCTTCACACGCTCGCTGCGAAATTCCACGCGGCCGTGCTGGAAACGGCTGAGGAAGGCCCCCACCGACAGAGCGCGCGTTCGATCCTGACCGGTAGGGAGAAGGAGGCGCTCACCTGGGCTGCGGCCGGCAAGAGCTATTGGGAGATCGCCGTCATTCTCGGCATCTCCGAACGCACCGTCCGCTATTTCATGTCCAACGCCCGGCGGAAGCTGAATGTCGTCAGCAATACGCAGGCGGTCGCCGAAGCCGTGTGGCAGGGCCTCATCTCCGGACCGGACAATCGATCCGAATAG
- a CDS encoding NADP-dependent malic enzyme, whose protein sequence is MNSQDKTKPQPASGDLDEQALFYHRYPRPGKLEIQATKPLGNQRDLALAYSPGVAAPCLAIRDEPDTAFDYTARGNLVAVVSNGTAVLGLGNIGPLASKPVMEGKAVLFKKFAGIDVFDIEISAPAVDEMVSTISALEPTFGGINLEDIKSPECFEVEQQLREKMSIPVFHDDQHGTAIIVAAAILNGLELAGKKIEDVKIVASGAGAAALACLNLLVTLGARRENIWVHDIEGLVYVGREALMDRWKSVYAQPSDKRTLSESIEGADVFLGLSAAGVLKPELLARMAEKPLIMALANPTPEIMPDLARAARPDAMICTGRSDFPNQVNNVLCFPYIFRGALDCGATTINEEMKMAAVRAIAALAREEVSEVAAKAYSGESPTFGPSYLIPSPFDPRLILRIAPAVARAAAESGVARRPIADFDTYLDQLNRFVFRSGFVMKPIFTAAKKAPAKRVIFAEGEDERVLRAAQVLLEEGIGQPILIGRPPIIENRLQRFGLRIRPGADFEVVNPEDDPRYRDYVEEYFGLVGRAGINPEAARTIVRTNNTVIGALAVRRGDADALICGVEGRFDRHLRDVGQIIGKKSGVCAFSGLSLLISQRGAIFFTDTFVTHNPTAAEIAETTVLAAQEVRRFGITPKAALLTHSNFGSRDSESARKMREALRLIRERAPDLEVDGEMQGGSALSEALRKRAMPDSTLTGEANLLVFPNLDAANISLGLVRTMMDALHVGPILLGAALPAHVLSTSVTSRGVVNMAALAVVEATQPA, encoded by the coding sequence ATGAATTCTCAGGACAAGACGAAGCCGCAACCGGCGTCCGGCGACCTCGACGAGCAGGCACTCTTCTACCATCGCTATCCGAGACCGGGGAAACTCGAAATCCAGGCGACCAAGCCGCTGGGCAACCAGCGCGACCTGGCACTCGCCTATTCCCCGGGTGTGGCAGCGCCCTGCCTCGCCATCCGTGACGAGCCCGACACCGCCTTCGACTATACCGCGCGCGGCAATCTTGTCGCTGTGGTCTCGAACGGTACCGCGGTGCTCGGGCTCGGCAATATCGGCCCGCTCGCCTCGAAGCCGGTGATGGAAGGCAAGGCCGTCCTCTTCAAGAAGTTCGCCGGCATCGACGTCTTCGACATCGAGATCAGCGCCCCGGCGGTCGACGAGATGGTCTCGACGATCTCCGCGCTCGAGCCCACCTTCGGCGGCATCAACCTCGAGGACATCAAGTCGCCGGAATGCTTCGAAGTGGAGCAGCAGCTCCGCGAAAAGATGTCCATTCCCGTCTTCCACGACGACCAGCACGGTACCGCGATTATCGTGGCCGCCGCGATCCTCAACGGGCTCGAACTTGCCGGCAAGAAGATCGAGGACGTCAAGATCGTCGCCTCGGGTGCCGGTGCGGCCGCACTCGCCTGTCTCAATCTCCTTGTCACGCTCGGCGCCCGCCGGGAGAACATCTGGGTCCACGACATCGAAGGCCTGGTCTATGTCGGCCGCGAAGCCCTGATGGACCGCTGGAAGTCCGTCTACGCCCAACCCTCCGACAAGCGCACGCTGTCGGAATCGATTGAAGGCGCGGATGTTTTCCTCGGCCTGTCGGCCGCCGGCGTCCTGAAGCCGGAGCTCCTCGCCCGCATGGCGGAGAAGCCGCTGATCATGGCGCTCGCCAACCCGACCCCGGAAATCATGCCGGATCTTGCACGTGCTGCACGCCCGGACGCGATGATCTGCACCGGCCGTTCGGACTTCCCGAACCAGGTAAACAACGTTCTATGCTTCCCTTACATTTTCCGCGGAGCGCTCGATTGCGGCGCCACCACCATCAACGAAGAAATGAAGATGGCGGCGGTGCGGGCGATCGCAGCACTCGCCCGCGAAGAAGTGTCGGAAGTGGCAGCGAAGGCCTATTCCGGTGAATCGCCGACCTTCGGGCCGAGCTATCTCATCCCCTCGCCCTTCGATCCCCGCCTGATCCTGCGCATCGCTCCGGCGGTTGCGAGGGCCGCGGCCGAAAGCGGCGTCGCCCGCCGGCCGATCGCCGATTTCGACACCTATCTCGACCAGCTGAACCGCTTCGTCTTCCGCTCCGGCTTCGTCATGAAGCCGATCTTCACGGCGGCCAAGAAGGCGCCGGCCAAGCGCGTGATCTTTGCCGAAGGCGAGGACGAGCGCGTGTTGCGCGCCGCACAGGTGCTGCTCGAGGAAGGCATCGGCCAGCCGATCCTGATCGGCCGTCCGCCGATCATCGAGAACCGCCTCCAGCGTTTCGGGCTGCGCATTCGCCCCGGCGCCGACTTCGAGGTGGTCAATCCGGAAGACGATCCGCGCTACCGCGACTATGTCGAAGAATATTTCGGGCTCGTCGGCCGCGCCGGTATCAATCCGGAAGCCGCACGTACGATCGTGCGCACCAACAACACGGTCATCGGAGCGCTCGCGGTTCGCCGTGGTGATGCCGATGCGCTGATCTGCGGGGTCGAGGGCCGTTTCGATCGGCATCTGCGCGATGTCGGCCAGATCATCGGCAAGAAGTCGGGCGTATGCGCCTTTTCGGGTCTCAGCCTGCTGATCTCCCAGCGCGGCGCGATCTTCTTCACCGATACCTTCGTGACCCACAACCCGACGGCTGCGGAAATCGCCGAAACGACAGTGTTGGCTGCACAGGAGGTCCGCCGCTTCGGGATCACCCCGAAGGCAGCCCTCCTCACCCACTCCAATTTCGGCTCGCGTGATTCCGAAAGCGCCCGCAAGATGCGGGAGGCCCTGCGCCTCATTCGCGAGCGCGCGCCCGACCTCGAGGTCGACGGCGAGATGCAGGGTGGCTCGGCGCTCTCAGAGGCGCTGCGCAAGCGTGCCATGCCTGACAGCACGCTCACCGGTGAAGCCAATCTCCTGGTCTTCCCGAATCTCGATGCCGCCAACATCTCGCTCGGCCTCGTGCGCACGATGATGGATGCACTCCACGTCGGCCCGATCCTGCTTGGTGCAGCACTTCCTGCCCACGTGCTCTCGACATCGGTCACCTCACGCGGCGTCGTCAACATGGCGGCACTCGCGGTCGTGGAAGCCACGCAACCCGCATGA
- a CDS encoding lipoprotein encodes MKKIVLATLVAAALAGCSQTTGSIDKADACQQTADGKCTTLKYGVHATSLPPLFTPGV; translated from the coding sequence ATGAAAAAGATCGTCCTCGCCACGCTCGTCGCCGCGGCCCTCGCCGGTTGCTCACAGACTACCGGCTCGATCGACAAGGCCGACGCCTGCCAGCAGACGGCCGACGGCAAGTGCACCACCTTGAAATACGGCGTGCACGCCACCTCGCTTCCGCCGCTTTTCACGCCGGGCGTCTGA
- a CDS encoding TetR/AcrR family transcriptional regulator, giving the protein MSIRTRIRDAAICLFARKGGDRVTISELADEAGVARGTVYNTIPDPGALFEDIAGDLAREMQERVVASMAGLTDPALRLSCGVRLFIRRAHEEPHWGRFLVRFSLTNRALQGLLTSSSTEDILKGVEQGRYIVPREQVTSVVAMIGGTTLAAMLLVQEGHRAWREAGSEAAELLLVALGVDRQEARAVATQKLPPLSD; this is encoded by the coding sequence TTGAGTATCAGAACCCGGATCCGCGACGCGGCGATCTGTCTCTTTGCCAGGAAGGGTGGTGATCGGGTCACCATCAGCGAGCTGGCGGACGAGGCCGGTGTCGCGCGCGGCACGGTCTACAACACGATCCCCGATCCCGGTGCCCTCTTCGAGGACATCGCCGGTGACCTCGCGCGGGAGATGCAGGAACGGGTGGTGGCGAGCATGGCCGGGCTCACCGATCCCGCCTTGCGATTGTCCTGCGGGGTTCGGCTTTTCATTCGCCGCGCCCATGAGGAACCGCACTGGGGCCGGTTCCTCGTCCGTTTCAGTCTCACCAACAGGGCGCTGCAGGGATTGCTCACCAGTTCCTCGACAGAGGACATCCTCAAGGGCGTGGAGCAGGGCCGCTACATCGTACCGCGGGAACAGGTCACCTCGGTGGTGGCAATGATCGGTGGTACGACGCTTGCGGCCATGCTTCTCGTCCAGGAGGGACACAGGGCCTGGCGGGAGGCCGGCAGTGAGGCTGCCGAGTTGCTGCTGGTGGCGCTCGGGGTGGACCGCCAGGAGGCGAGGGCCGTTGCAACGCAGAAGCTGCCGCCGCTTTCCGACTGA
- a CDS encoding UDP-2,3-diacylglucosamine diphosphatase, translating into MTLVSAHADTRHFRTLFISDVHLGSKAAKADFLIDFLRYHEAETIVLVGDIVDGWRLKRSWYWPQDCNDVVQKLLRKARKGTRIIYIPGNHDEFLRGFPGSHFGGIEVAERIIHEAADGKKYLVLHGDEFDVVVRNARLLAYLGDWAYDTAIALNVLLAAVRRRLGMPYWSFSAWAKLQVKQAVNFIGEFQNVVVEEARRNGVDGVICGHIHHAVMEEIDGIRYINTGDWVESCTAIAEHHDGRFELISWNQPIQSPKAKGITQATSPLTVPIRVAKPAETDAEAALVPSTGA; encoded by the coding sequence ATGACCCTCGTGAGTGCACACGCGGATACCCGCCACTTCAGGACGCTCTTCATTTCGGACGTGCATCTCGGTTCGAAGGCCGCGAAGGCGGATTTCCTGATCGACTTCCTGCGCTATCACGAGGCCGAGACGATCGTACTCGTGGGCGATATCGTCGACGGATGGCGGCTGAAGCGCAGCTGGTACTGGCCGCAGGACTGCAATGACGTGGTGCAGAAGCTGCTGCGCAAGGCCCGCAAGGGGACGCGGATCATCTACATCCCCGGCAACCACGACGAATTCCTGCGCGGCTTCCCCGGCAGCCATTTCGGCGGAATCGAGGTGGCGGAGCGCATCATCCACGAGGCGGCGGATGGCAAGAAATACCTGGTTCTCCATGGTGACGAGTTCGACGTCGTGGTGCGCAACGCCCGTCTTCTCGCCTATCTCGGCGACTGGGCATACGACACGGCGATCGCGCTGAACGTTTTGCTGGCGGCCGTACGTCGCCGTCTCGGCATGCCTTACTGGTCGTTTTCCGCCTGGGCGAAACTCCAGGTGAAGCAGGCGGTGAACTTCATCGGCGAATTCCAGAACGTCGTCGTCGAGGAGGCGCGCCGCAACGGAGTCGACGGCGTGATCTGCGGCCATATCCACCATGCTGTGATGGAAGAAATCGATGGCATCCGTTACATCAACACCGGAGACTGGGTGGAAAGCTGCACGGCGATTGCCGAGCATCACGATGGCCGTTTCGAACTCATTTCCTGGAATCAGCCGATCCAGTCACCGAAGGCCAAGGGAATAACCCAGGCGACGAGCCCGCTGACGGTCCCGATCCGGGTGGCAAAGCCCGCCGAAACGGACGCCGAAGCGGCTCTGGTGCCCTCGACCGGCGCCTGA